A genome region from Bacteroides stercoris ATCC 43183 includes the following:
- the menD gene encoding 2-succinyl-5-enolpyruvyl-6-hydroxy-3-cyclohexene-1-carboxylic-acid synthase, with protein sequence MYTDKKNILQLAALLEAYGITRVVLCPGSRNAPIVHTLSNHPGFVCHAMTDERSAGYFALGLALNSGKPVAVCCTSGTALLNLHPAVAEAFYQKVPLIVISADRPAAWIGQMDGQTLPQPEVFRSLVKKSVNLPEIHTDEDEWFCNRLINEALLETNHHGKGPVHINVPVSEPLFNFTTEALPQVRVITRYQGLNVYDRDYNELIDRMNKYRKRMIVVGQMNLIYLFEKRYTKLLYKHFAWLTEHIGNRTVPGIPVKNFDAALYAMPEEKMDQMAPELLITYGGHIVSKRLKKYLRRHPPKEHWHVSPDGEVTDLYGSLTTVIEMDPFEFLEKIAALLETRTPEYPRIWEDYCKAVPEPEFAYSEMAAVGALIKSLPEASVLHLANSSVVRYAQLYAVSPTVEVCCNRGTSGIEGSLSTAVGYAAASDKLNFVAIGDLSFFYDMNALWNANIGPNLRILLLNNGGGEIFHTLPGLDMSESSHKFITAVHKTSAKGWAEERGFLYLCAENGGQLAEAMKPFTSPEAAERPVLLEVFTDKDEDTRMLKNYYHQLK encoded by the coding sequence ATGTATACAGACAAAAAGAATATACTCCAACTGGCAGCGCTTCTCGAGGCGTACGGAATTACCAGGGTCGTGTTGTGCCCGGGCAGCCGCAATGCCCCCATCGTGCATACTTTGTCTAATCACCCGGGCTTTGTTTGCCATGCAATGACGGATGAGCGGAGTGCGGGGTATTTTGCCCTCGGCCTGGCTTTGAATAGCGGCAAGCCTGTTGCGGTGTGCTGTACTTCGGGAACCGCTTTGCTGAATCTCCACCCTGCCGTGGCGGAGGCCTTTTATCAGAAAGTTCCCCTGATAGTCATCTCCGCCGACCGCCCGGCTGCTTGGATAGGGCAGATGGACGGACAGACGCTTCCGCAGCCGGAGGTGTTCCGGTCGCTGGTCAAGAAATCCGTCAACCTTCCCGAAATTCATACGGACGAGGATGAGTGGTTCTGCAACCGACTGATAAACGAAGCCCTGCTGGAAACCAACCATCACGGAAAAGGACCGGTACATATCAATGTGCCCGTTTCCGAACCTTTGTTCAATTTCACGACGGAGGCATTGCCCCAAGTACGCGTCATCACCCGCTATCAGGGGCTGAACGTCTACGACCGCGATTATAACGAACTCATCGACCGCATGAACAAATACCGGAAGCGTATGATTGTGGTGGGGCAGATGAATCTTATCTATCTGTTTGAAAAGCGGTATACCAAACTGCTGTATAAACATTTTGCATGGCTGACGGAGCATATCGGCAACCGGACGGTTCCGGGCATTCCCGTGAAGAATTTCGATGCGGCGCTCTATGCCATGCCCGAAGAGAAAATGGACCAGATGGCTCCCGAACTGCTGATTACTTACGGAGGGCATATCGTATCCAAACGGTTGAAAAAGTACCTTCGCCGGCATCCGCCCAAAGAGCATTGGCATGTGTCGCCGGATGGCGAGGTGACCGACCTTTACGGCTCCTTGACCACCGTTATAGAAATGGACCCGTTTGAGTTTCTGGAAAAGATAGCGGCCCTGCTTGAAACCCGGACTCCCGAATATCCCCGCATCTGGGAAGACTACTGCAAGGCTGTTCCCGAACCGGAGTTCGCTTATTCGGAGATGGCGGCAGTGGGGGCGTTGATAAAGTCCTTGCCGGAAGCATCGGTACTGCATCTGGCAAACAGTTCGGTGGTGCGTTATGCCCAGTTGTATGCCGTTTCGCCCACCGTAGAGGTTTGCTGCAACCGGGGAACCAGCGGCATCGAAGGTTCGCTTTCCACGGCTGTGGGGTATGCGGCGGCGTCTGACAAGCTGAACTTCGTTGCTATCGGAGATTTGAGCTTCTTTTACGATATGAATGCGTTGTGGAATGCCAATATCGGTCCCAACCTGCGCATCCTTTTACTGAATAACGGCGGCGGAGAAATCTTTCATACATTGCCGGGGCTCGACATGTCGGAGTCTTCGCATAAGTTTATCACAGCGGTTCACAAGACTTCGGCCAAAGGCTGGGCGGAAGAGCGGGGATTCCTTTACCTGTGTGCGGAGAACGGCGGACAGTTGGCTGAGGCCATGAAGCCCTTCACCAGTCCGGAGGCGGCGGAGCGGCCTGTCTTGCTGGAAGTGTTTACCGACAAGGACGAAGACACCCGTATGTTGAAGAATTATTATCATCAATTAAAATAG
- a CDS encoding o-succinylbenzoate synthase: MDCKIEIIPRLLHFKQPAGTSRGVYTTRKVWYLHLTSPDYPGRTGIGECAPLPALSCDDLPDYEDILAGACRRLEQCGGELDADALRDYPSILFGLETALRHLLTGSWALYDTDFSQGKAGIPINGLIWMGNFDTMLSRIEEKMAAGFRCIKLKIGAIGFEDELALLRHIRAHFSSREIELRVDANGAFSPADAMEKLKRLSELELHSIEQPIRAGQWEEMARLAADSPLPIALDEELIGCNTPEGKRKLLSAINPQYIVLKPSLHGGICGGNEWIAEAEKRHIGWWITSALESNIGLNAIAQWCATFDNLLPQGLGTGLLFTDNVEMPLEVRKDCLWFCNDDI, translated from the coding sequence ATGGACTGTAAGATAGAGATTATCCCCCGGTTGCTGCATTTCAAGCAGCCGGCGGGGACTTCCCGCGGGGTGTATACGACCCGGAAAGTGTGGTATCTTCATCTGACCTCTCCCGACTATCCGGGCAGGACGGGAATAGGAGAGTGCGCCCCGCTGCCTGCATTGAGCTGTGACGACCTTCCCGATTACGAGGATATACTTGCCGGGGCTTGCCGCCGGCTGGAACAGTGCGGGGGAGAACTGGATGCGGATGCCTTGCGCGACTATCCGTCCATCCTGTTCGGATTGGAAACTGCGCTCCGTCATCTCCTGACGGGCAGTTGGGCATTGTACGATACGGACTTCTCGCAAGGAAAGGCGGGGATTCCGATAAACGGGCTTATCTGGATGGGCAACTTTGACACGATGCTCTCCCGGATAGAGGAGAAAATGGCAGCCGGTTTCCGTTGTATCAAACTGAAAATCGGCGCTATCGGCTTTGAGGATGAGTTGGCTCTGCTTCGCCATATCCGTGCACATTTCTCTTCCAGGGAGATAGAATTGCGTGTGGATGCCAACGGCGCTTTCTCTCCGGCTGATGCGATGGAGAAACTGAAACGCCTGTCCGAACTGGAGCTGCACTCCATTGAACAGCCCATCCGTGCGGGGCAGTGGGAGGAAATGGCGCGTCTTGCTGCCGACTCTCCGCTGCCGATAGCCTTGGATGAAGAACTGATAGGCTGCAATACGCCGGAAGGGAAGCGGAAGCTGCTTTCGGCAATCAATCCGCAGTATATTGTTCTCAAACCTTCCCTGCACGGCGGGATATGCGGTGGTAACGAGTGGATTGCCGAAGCGGAAAAACGGCATATCGGCTGGTGGATTACTTCGGCTCTGGAGTCGAATATCGGCCTGAATGCAATAGCCCAATGGTGTGCCACCTTCGATAATCTGCTGCCTCAGGGGCTGGGTACAGGACTGCTTTTTACGGACAACGTGGAAATGCCTCTTGAGGTGAGGAAAGATTGTTTATGGTTTTGTAATGATGATATTTAA
- the menB gene encoding 1,4-dihydroxy-2-naphthoyl-CoA synthase, which produces MQTKREWTTIREYEDILFEYYNGIARITINRERYRNAFTPTTTAEMSDALRICREEADIDVIVITGAGDKAFCSGGDQNVKGRGGYIGKDGVPRLSVLDVQKQIRSIPKPVIAAVNGFAIGGGHVLHVVCDLSIASENAIFGQTGPRVGSFDAGFGASYLARVVGQKKAREIWFLCRKYNAQEALEMGLVNKVVPLEQLEDEYVQWAEEMMQLSPLALRMIKAGLNAELDGQSGIQELAGDATLLYYLTDEAQEGKNAFLEKRKPNFKLYPKFP; this is translated from the coding sequence ATGCAGACAAAAAGAGAATGGACAACCATCCGGGAATATGAAGATATTCTTTTTGAATACTATAACGGAATTGCCCGTATCACCATCAACCGCGAACGCTACCGCAATGCGTTTACTCCGACCACTACCGCCGAAATGAGCGATGCCTTGCGCATCTGCCGTGAGGAAGCGGATATTGATGTGATTGTCATTACCGGAGCGGGCGACAAGGCTTTCTGCTCCGGAGGCGACCAGAATGTGAAAGGACGCGGCGGGTATATCGGTAAGGATGGCGTTCCCCGCTTGAGCGTATTGGACGTGCAGAAGCAAATCCGCAGCATCCCGAAACCCGTGATTGCCGCCGTAAACGGTTTTGCCATCGGTGGCGGACACGTGCTGCATGTGGTGTGCGACTTGTCCATCGCTTCCGAGAATGCTATCTTTGGTCAGACAGGTCCCCGTGTGGGAAGTTTCGATGCCGGATTCGGCGCATCTTACCTGGCTCGTGTGGTAGGTCAGAAGAAAGCGCGTGAAATCTGGTTCCTTTGCCGGAAATACAATGCGCAGGAAGCGTTGGAAATGGGCTTGGTCAACAAGGTAGTGCCTTTGGAGCAACTGGAAGACGAGTATGTGCAGTGGGCGGAAGAGATGATGCAGCTCAGTCCGCTGGCTTTGCGCATGATTAAGGCGGGGCTGAATGCGGAGCTGGACGGACAGTCGGGCATTCAGGAACTGGCAGGTGACGCTACCTTGCTCTATTATCTGACGGATGAAGCCCAGGAAGGCAAGAACGCATTTCTGGAGAAACGCAAGCCTAACTTCAAGCTGTATCCCAAATTCCCCTGA